Proteins co-encoded in one Cricetulus griseus strain 17A/GY chromosome 1 unlocalized genomic scaffold, alternate assembly CriGri-PICRH-1.0 chr1_1, whole genome shotgun sequence genomic window:
- the Ctsb gene encoding cathepsin B: MWWSLIPLSCLLALASAHNKPSFHPLSDDLINYINKRNTTWQAGRNFHNVDISYLKRLCGTIMGGPKLPERVAFAEDMELPENFDAREQWSNCPTIKQIRDQGSCGSCWAFGAVGAMSDRLCIHTNGHVNVEVSAEDLLTCCGSQCGDGCNGGYPSGAWNFWIKKGLVSGGLYNSHVGCLPYTIPPCEHHVNGSRPQCTGEGDTPKCTKSCEAGYSPSYKEDKHYGYTSYSVSNNEKEIMAEIYKNGPVEGAFTVFSDFLTYKSGVYKHEAGDIMGGHAIRILGWGVENSVPYWLVANSWNVDWGDNGLFKILRGEDHCGIESEIVAGIPRTDLYWGRF, encoded by the exons ATGTGGTGGTCCTTGATTCCGCTCTCTTGCCTGCTGGCACTGGCAAGTGCCCACAACAAGCCTTCCTTCCACCCACTGTCGGATGACCTGATTAACTATATCAACAAACGGAATACGACATGGCAG GCTGGACGCAACTTCCACAATGTTGACATAAGCTATCTGAAGAGGCTGTGTGGTACCATCATGGGTGGACCCAAGCTGCCTGAAAG GGTTGCGTTCGCTGAGGACATGGAGCTACCTGAAAACTTTGATGCCCGGGAACAGTGGTCCAACTGCCCAACTATCAAACAGATTAGAGACCAGGGGTCCTGCGGCTCTTGTTGG GCATTTGGGGCTGTGGGAGCCATGTCTGACCGACTCTGCATCCACACCAATGGCCATGTCAATGTGGAGGTGTCTGCTGAGGACCTGCTTACCTGCTGTGGTAGCCAGTGTGGGGATGG CTGTAACGGTGGCTATCCCTCTGGAGCATGGAACTTCTGGATAAAAAAAGGCCTGGTTTCTGGTGGACTCTACAATTCCCATGTAG GCTGCTTACCATACACCATACCTCCCTGTGAGCACCATGTCAATGGCTCCCGGCCCCAGTGCACTGGAGAAGGAGACACTCCTAAGTGTACCAAGAGCTGTGAGGCTGGCTATTCCCCATCCTACAAAGAAGATAAGCACTACG GGTACACTTCCTACAGCGTGTCTAACAATGAGAAAGAGATCATGGCGGAAATCTACAAAAATGGCCCAGTGGAGGGTGCCTTCACTGTGTTTTCAGACTTCTTGACTTACAAATCAG gAGTATACAAGCATGAGGCTGGTGACATAATGGGTGGTCACGCCATCCGCATCCTGGGCTGGGGAGTAGAGAACAGCGTCCCCTACTGGCTGGTAGCCAACTCTTGGAATGTTGACTGGGGTGATAATG GCCTCTTTAAAATCCTTAGAGGAGAAGACCACTGTGGAATTGAATCAGAAATTGTAGCTGGAATCCCTCGCACTGACCTGTACTGGGGAAGGTTCTAA